In one window of Desulfonatronospira thiodismutans ASO3-1 DNA:
- a CDS encoding ATP-binding protein: MFRSLIRSDPVKPFPFVKFLSWSSLIIILASSLALSVFIANYAREAIINKNHEFALLLAENLNHQIYQRFTLPTVLGFGRIELRQEAQYERLDQVVRSTIHSFHVLDVSIYDHQGVVSYSTDQDLVGQDELADRLVASTFEHGRHSFKLKKNISSWQAMFRFSLEPDSIVLKTVYPLRAERTLGVKDEPIMGILEFHQDITSDYESVIHFQWLIIIGSFTFSLVLFFLLYMIILRTDKVLDQRIREKERLEKELHQNEKLASMGRMVASIAHEIRNPLGIIRSSSEILYNRAKKQGSADARLLEAIFDESKRLSQTVNDFLDYARPKQPKLDQVDLVRIWNELISFMGSELDKHDITLEKDFPENMHVMGDKDLLYRAFYNIFVNSLQATPRGGVIRVKITWDDAPLVVVTDTGPGFEPTMIDRYLEPFYTTKDTGTGLGLAIVAGILQNHEAGLYISNNPEGGASVQVRFSTQQNSQQSR; encoded by the coding sequence TTGTTCAGATCTCTTATACGCTCTGATCCGGTGAAGCCGTTTCCTTTTGTTAAGTTCCTCTCATGGAGTTCCCTGATTATCATCCTGGCCTCCAGTCTCGCCCTGTCGGTTTTTATAGCCAACTATGCCCGGGAGGCTATAATCAATAAAAACCATGAGTTTGCACTGCTCCTGGCGGAAAACCTGAACCACCAGATATATCAGAGGTTCACCCTGCCCACGGTGCTTGGATTCGGCCGGATAGAACTGCGCCAGGAAGCGCAGTACGAGCGTCTGGACCAGGTGGTGCGTTCCACCATACACAGTTTTCATGTGCTGGATGTGAGTATATATGACCACCAGGGGGTGGTTTCCTATTCTACAGACCAGGATCTGGTGGGACAGGATGAACTTGCTGACAGGCTTGTGGCCTCCACCTTTGAGCATGGACGCCATAGTTTCAAACTCAAGAAAAATATCTCCAGCTGGCAGGCCATGTTCAGGTTCAGCCTGGAGCCTGATTCCATCGTGCTCAAGACTGTATATCCCCTGCGGGCGGAAAGAACTCTTGGGGTCAAGGATGAGCCCATCATGGGCATACTGGAATTCCACCAGGATATTACCTCGGACTATGAATCGGTAATCCATTTTCAGTGGCTTATCATTATCGGGTCATTTACTTTTTCCCTTGTCCTGTTTTTCCTGTTGTACATGATCATACTGCGCACGGACAAGGTGCTGGACCAGAGGATACGCGAAAAGGAACGCTTAGAAAAAGAGCTGCATCAAAATGAGAAACTGGCCAGTATGGGCCGCATGGTGGCCAGCATCGCCCATGAAATAAGAAACCCCCTGGGGATTATCCGCAGCAGCAGCGAGATTTTGTACAACAGGGCCAAAAAGCAGGGCTCGGCGGATGCCAGGCTTTTAGAGGCCATATTTGACGAGTCCAAGAGACTCAGTCAGACTGTGAACGATTTTCTTGATTATGCCCGGCCCAAGCAGCCCAAGCTGGACCAGGTGGACCTGGTGCGCATATGGAATGAGTTGATCTCTTTTATGGGCTCTGAGCTGGACAAGCATGATATAACCCTGGAAAAGGATTTTCCTGAGAACATGCATGTCATGGGGGACAAGGACCTGCTTTACCGGGCCTTTTACAATATTTTCGTAAATTCCCTGCAGGCCACACCGAGGGGAGGCGTCATCAGGGTGAAGATCACCTGGGATGATGCACCCCTGGTGGTGGTGACCGATACCGGCCCCGGGTTCGAGCCTACCATGATTGACAGGTATCTGGAGCCTTTCTACACCACCAAGGATACCGGAACCGGACTTGGGCTGGCCATTGTGGCCGGGATCCTGCAAAACCATGAAGCAGGGCTTTATATCAGTAACAACCCCGAGGGCGGAGCCAGCGTCCAAGTGCGGTTCAGCACCCAACAGAACAGTCAGCAAAGCCGTTAG
- a CDS encoding DEAD/DEAH box helicase, which produces MSTRQAQMPGVDELLQQMGQGDLQGLSTVAVKEIPAREAEFSGIEGLPPPLKQALTESGIENFYTHQARAVNLVRKGRSVVTATPTASGKSLIYNIPVLESIINDPASRALYLFPLKALTRDQLTSLEEFARLLAGKVHVDSAVYDGDTDPQARARIRSKPPNILLTNPDMLHRSFLPYHRSWQKFFSALKYIVVDEVHTYRGVMGSNMAWVFRRLRRICAQYGREPVFIFSSATIANPGQLCSALTGHEPEVIQKGGAPAGKKHFLLLDPEMQGAAQSAIRVLQKALELGLRTIVYTQSRKMTELIAMWASQRAGRLKKYISAYRAGFLPEQRREIEQKLASGELLAVVSTSALELGIDIGHLDLCLLVGYPGSVMATMQRGGRVGRSGRDSAIMLIGHEDALDQYLLRNPREFFSLEPESAVINPDNPSIMRRHLVCAAAEKPIALQEMMLDNEAGKCIKSLEKDGELLASRDRSFYYTRARYPHKDVDLRGTGQTYNIFEHSTGEYLGEVDGVRAFKETHPGAVYLHMGETYVVQDLDLETFAVYAAKSEANYYTRPITEKYTEIVEVQATRATAAGELCLGRLKVTEHVSAYEKRLVRGQARIGLIPLDLPPLVFETQGMWFTLDSQVRRDVEDRRLHFMGGLHALEHGLIGCMPLIILTDRNDLGGIASPVHEQLHKGAVFIYDGTPGGIGLCRQAFELGDRLVARAMGILSSCTCENGCPGCIHSPKCGSGNRPLDKEAAMHMLAVLAGERCGEAKRKDVSCRIETDEGSMEIDSGYTKSDQAELPYAVLDIETRYSAQEVGGWGNCHRMGVSFAVVFDSRNQEFVTFDQEQAADLGSFLEDFSLVVGFNLLKFDYRVLQGLSDYDFSSLPTLDMLREIEARLGHRLSLDHLARHTLGTNKSANGLMALKWWKEGELDKIVEYCRQDVSVTRDLYLFGRDKGYLLFKNKAGKKVRIPVSWQDTAFQV; this is translated from the coding sequence GTGAGTACGAGACAAGCTCAAATGCCCGGTGTTGACGAGTTATTGCAGCAGATGGGCCAGGGAGACCTGCAGGGGCTCTCCACAGTGGCTGTCAAGGAAATCCCGGCCAGAGAAGCCGAATTTTCCGGCATTGAGGGACTGCCCCCTCCCCTTAAGCAGGCGTTGACAGAATCAGGCATCGAAAATTTTTATACCCACCAGGCCAGGGCGGTAAACCTGGTTCGAAAGGGCCGGAGCGTTGTCACGGCCACGCCCACTGCCAGCGGCAAATCTCTTATTTACAACATCCCTGTCCTGGAATCCATAATAAACGATCCCGCCTCAAGAGCCCTTTATCTTTTTCCCCTAAAAGCCCTGACCCGGGATCAGCTGACCAGCCTGGAGGAATTCGCCCGGTTGCTGGCAGGCAAGGTTCATGTTGATTCTGCAGTCTACGACGGGGATACCGACCCCCAGGCCCGGGCCAGGATCAGGAGTAAACCTCCAAATATCCTCCTGACCAACCCGGATATGCTGCACCGTTCTTTTCTGCCCTATCACCGCAGTTGGCAGAAGTTTTTTTCCGCGCTCAAATATATAGTTGTGGACGAGGTACACACCTATCGCGGGGTTATGGGGTCCAACATGGCCTGGGTGTTTCGAAGGCTGAGGCGCATCTGCGCCCAGTACGGACGTGAACCGGTATTTATATTCAGTTCAGCCACCATAGCCAACCCGGGACAACTCTGCTCGGCCCTGACCGGACATGAGCCGGAAGTAATCCAGAAAGGGGGTGCTCCTGCCGGTAAAAAGCATTTTCTGCTTCTGGATCCCGAGATGCAGGGCGCGGCCCAGAGTGCCATCCGGGTTCTGCAGAAGGCCCTGGAGCTTGGCCTGCGCACAATTGTTTATACCCAGTCCAGAAAGATGACCGAACTCATTGCCATGTGGGCTTCCCAGCGGGCCGGCAGGCTTAAGAAATATATAAGTGCCTACAGGGCCGGGTTTCTCCCGGAACAGCGCCGGGAGATCGAGCAGAAGCTTGCCTCTGGCGAGCTTCTGGCGGTTGTTTCCACCAGTGCCTTAGAGCTGGGCATTGATATCGGCCACCTGGACCTGTGTCTGCTGGTGGGCTATCCCGGATCGGTTATGGCCACCATGCAGCGCGGGGGAAGGGTGGGCAGAAGTGGCAGAGACAGTGCCATCATGCTCATCGGGCATGAGGACGCCCTGGATCAGTACCTGCTTCGAAATCCCCGGGAATTTTTCAGTCTGGAGCCGGAAAGTGCGGTCATCAATCCGGACAATCCCAGCATAATGCGCAGACACCTGGTATGCGCCGCAGCAGAAAAACCCATTGCACTGCAGGAAATGATGCTGGACAATGAAGCTGGAAAGTGTATTAAATCATTGGAAAAAGATGGCGAGTTGCTGGCTTCGCGGGACAGAAGTTTTTACTATACCCGGGCCAGGTATCCGCACAAGGACGTGGATCTTCGAGGTACAGGACAGACCTATAATATTTTTGAGCATTCCACAGGGGAGTACCTGGGGGAAGTGGACGGGGTCAGGGCCTTCAAGGAAACCCATCCCGGAGCTGTCTACCTGCATATGGGCGAGACTTACGTGGTTCAGGACCTGGATCTGGAGACCTTTGCCGTTTACGCGGCAAAATCGGAAGCAAACTATTATACCAGGCCCATCACCGAGAAATACACTGAAATTGTAGAGGTGCAGGCCACTAGGGCTACAGCCGCCGGAGAACTCTGCCTGGGCCGGCTCAAGGTAACCGAACATGTGAGCGCCTATGAGAAGAGACTTGTCCGGGGACAGGCCCGCATCGGGCTTATCCCCCTGGATCTGCCTCCGCTGGTTTTCGAGACCCAGGGGATGTGGTTTACCCTGGACAGCCAGGTGCGCCGCGATGTGGAAGATCGCAGGCTGCACTTCATGGGGGGACTGCATGCACTGGAACATGGCCTCATCGGGTGCATGCCCCTGATCATTTTGACCGACCGCAATGATCTGGGCGGTATTGCATCCCCTGTGCATGAGCAATTGCATAAGGGGGCAGTATTTATTTACGATGGTACTCCCGGGGGTATCGGCCTTTGCAGGCAGGCCTTTGAACTGGGGGACAGGCTTGTGGCCAGGGCCATGGGGATTTTGTCTTCGTGTACCTGTGAAAACGGGTGTCCCGGGTGTATTCATTCTCCCAAGTGCGGATCAGGCAACAGGCCCCTGGACAAGGAGGCAGCCATGCACATGCTGGCAGTGCTTGCCGGGGAGCGGTGCGGGGAGGCAAAGAGAAAGGATGTTTCCTGCAGGATTGAAACTGATGAAGGCTCTATGGAAATTGACAGCGGATACACAAAGAGTGACCAGGCAGAACTTCCCTATGCCGTGTTAGATATAGAAACCAGGTATTCGGCACAGGAAGTCGGTGGATGGGGCAACTGCCACCGCATGGGGGTCAGCTTTGCAGTGGTATTTGATTCCAGGAACCAGGAGTTTGTTACCTTTGACCAGGAACAGGCAGCCGATCTTGGGTCATTTCTGGAAGACTTTTCCCTTGTGGTGGGCTTTAACCTGCTCAAATTCGACTACAGGGTCCTGCAGGGGTTATCGGATTATGATTTTTCTTCTCTGCCCACCCTGGACATGTTAAGGGAGATTGAGGCCAGGCTGGGACACCGCCTTTCCCTGGATCACCTGGCCAGGCATACCCTGGGGACGAACAAGTCCGCCAACGGCCTTATGGCCCTGAAGTGGTGGAAAGAAGGCGAACTGGACAAAATCGTCGAGTATTGCCGCCAGGATGTGTCCGTTACCCGGGACCTGTATCTTTTCGGGCGGGATAAGGGTTATCTTCTGTTTAAAAACAAGGCCGGGAAAAAGGTCAGGATACCTGTTTCCTGGCAGGATACTGCTTTTCAGGTATAG
- a CDS encoding sigma-54-dependent transcriptional regulator: MNSHILVIDDEKNYLLILETILEEEGYTVTALNDPQMALDYLDESEVDVVITDMKMPGISGQDILEHIQKHHAQIPVLIMTAYGSIDGAVEAMRCGAFDYISKPFSNDELMLSVRKAALLSKSEQEKRLMTQTLAEQYGPHKLVGNSRSIREVLQMVSKVAPSRSTVLITGESGTGKELIARAIHYSSPRREGPFISINCMSLSPGVLESELFGHEKGSFTGATAMKKGRFELADGGTLFLDEVGELSQDLQVKLLRVLQEKAFERVGGSRTIHADIRLVAATNKDLKQAVEKGEFREDLYYRLNVVGINLPPLRERREDIPVLVAHFMQKFSSENQQELKKFAPEALEYLTAYEWPGNVRQLENVVERCMVLASREEIGVEDLPSEIKDEEAQFKSAVDLLPVELELSGTLEKIEAALIRRALVKSGFVQVKAAELLNISKSLLQYKLKKYNIQPK; the protein is encoded by the coding sequence ATGAACAGCCATATTCTGGTTATAGATGACGAAAAGAATTATCTTCTGATCCTGGAAACCATTTTAGAGGAAGAGGGGTATACCGTCACAGCCCTGAATGATCCACAGATGGCCCTGGACTACTTAGATGAGTCCGAGGTGGATGTGGTTATTACGGACATGAAAATGCCCGGGATAAGCGGGCAGGATATACTGGAGCATATCCAGAAGCACCATGCCCAGATCCCGGTACTCATCATGACCGCCTACGGCAGTATTGACGGGGCGGTGGAAGCCATGCGCTGCGGGGCGTTTGACTATATCTCCAAGCCCTTTTCCAATGACGAGCTCATGCTCTCTGTACGCAAGGCGGCCCTTCTGTCCAAGTCTGAGCAGGAAAAGAGGCTCATGACCCAGACCCTGGCGGAGCAGTACGGGCCGCACAAACTGGTGGGCAACAGCAGAAGTATCCGGGAGGTTCTGCAGATGGTGTCCAAAGTGGCGCCGAGCAGGTCCACGGTGTTGATTACCGGGGAATCGGGCACTGGCAAGGAGCTCATAGCCAGGGCCATACACTATTCTTCCCCGCGCCGGGAAGGTCCGTTTATCTCCATCAACTGCATGTCCTTAAGTCCCGGGGTCCTGGAAAGCGAACTCTTCGGACACGAAAAGGGCTCTTTTACCGGGGCCACCGCCATGAAGAAGGGAAGGTTCGAGCTTGCCGACGGGGGGACTTTGTTTCTGGACGAAGTGGGCGAGCTCTCCCAGGATCTGCAGGTGAAGCTTCTGCGGGTGCTGCAGGAAAAGGCCTTTGAGCGGGTAGGCGGTTCCAGAACCATTCATGCAGACATACGGCTGGTGGCAGCCACCAACAAGGATCTCAAGCAGGCGGTGGAAAAGGGGGAGTTTCGCGAGGACCTTTACTACCGCCTGAACGTGGTGGGCATAAACCTGCCCCCCCTCAGGGAAAGGCGTGAGGATATTCCGGTTCTGGTTGCACACTTCATGCAGAAATTTTCCTCTGAAAACCAGCAGGAACTAAAAAAATTCGCCCCCGAGGCCCTGGAATATCTTACAGCGTACGAGTGGCCCGGAAATGTGCGCCAGTTAGAAAACGTGGTGGAGCGCTGCATGGTGCTTGCTTCCAGGGAAGAAATAGGAGTGGAGGATCTGCCAAGCGAAATCAAGGACGAAGAGGCCCAGTTCAAGAGCGCGGTGGATTTGTTGCCGGTGGAACTGGAACTGTCCGGAACCCTGGAAAAGATCGAAGCGGCGCTCATCAGAAGAGCCCTGGTTAAAAGCGGGTTTGTCCAGGTTAAGGCAGCGGAGCTCTTGAATATTTCCAAGAGCCTTTTGCAGTACAAGCTAAAGAAGTACAATATCCAGCCCAAGTGA